The following are from one region of the Edwardsiella tarda ATCC 15947 = NBRC 105688 genome:
- a CDS encoding C40 family peptidase encodes MIVDEMIAYASRCAPAEACGYVVRTQRGDIFLPVENSSIEPTQYFRMTPEDFLVAQTKGDVIALVHSHPDGPPHLSSADRLLQVQSALPWWLVCDGSIQRFRCVPPLLGRRFTHGVMDCYTLFQDAYHLAGIAMPDFSRKDDWWRHGENLYLDNMAATGFRQVKGTPQPGDIMLFCYGCSVANHAAIYCGGQTILHHLPNQLSKREELTGSWQRRMHSLWRHTAWQPSSFTGIYNDLAAEFHYRS; translated from the coding sequence ATGATCGTTGATGAGATGATCGCGTATGCCAGCCGATGCGCGCCAGCAGAGGCGTGTGGTTATGTGGTACGCACACAACGAGGTGATATTTTCCTACCTGTTGAGAATAGCTCGATTGAGCCTACACAGTATTTCCGTATGACCCCTGAGGATTTCTTGGTGGCACAGACCAAAGGCGATGTTATCGCGCTGGTGCATAGCCACCCGGATGGTCCCCCGCATTTAAGCTCTGCAGATCGGTTACTCCAAGTACAAAGTGCTTTGCCTTGGTGGTTGGTCTGTGACGGTTCAATCCAGAGATTCCGCTGCGTTCCGCCGTTGCTAGGGCGGCGGTTTACGCATGGGGTGATGGACTGTTACACCTTATTCCAAGACGCCTATCACTTGGCTGGGATCGCTATGCCCGACTTTAGCCGGAAGGATGACTGGTGGCGACATGGGGAAAACCTCTACTTAGATAATATGGCTGCTACAGGATTCAGGCAGGTCAAAGGTACACCCCAGCCAGGTGACATTATGCTGTTCTGTTATGGCTGCTCTGTCGCCAACCATGCTGCTATTTATTGTGGTGGGCAGACTATCCTTCATCACCTTCCTAACCAACTCAGCAAGCGAGAGGAGTTAACCGGATCATGGCAACGACGCATGCACAGTCTGTGGCGACACACGGCATGGCAACCTTCCTCCTTCACGGGGATCTACAACGATTTGGCCGCAGAATTCCATTACAGGTCATGA
- a CDS encoding host specificity protein J: MGKGGGEQHTPYEQPDNLKSKQKVSIIDAIGEGPIEGPVNGLQSVLLKMTPAIDSNGDSNVNGMSLQWVAGENEQPALKGFEGSGTEVPVNAEIKNGAPLTRTITSTNIDRLRFTFGVQSLVQAQDNGDRVGTSVDLQIQIMRGGRWVTERRVTISGKTTTQYLNALVVDNLPPRPFDIRMVRSTPNSNSDMLQNKTLWASYTEIIDVQQQYPNTAVVGLTFDSEQYGSEIPSRNYHIRGRIVQIPSNYDPLARTYSGIWDGSFKPGWTDNPAWCLYDVLTHPRYGLGKKIGSVIVDKWALYTIGQYADALVPNGYGGKEPRMRCNGYITTRRSAYEVISDFCSIMRCMPVWNGQLLTFIQDRPADCVWPYTNANVVDGKFSYTFSPKSSRHNAVLVRWVNPDNGWKEDFEYVSDDLSIAANGLNQLEIDAFCCTSRGQAYRHGLWILTTEKLEVQTVSFKVGADGLKHLPGDVIEVADNDYAANQIGGRLLNIDEAGRSITLDRSVTLPAGKVTVSVIGTDGRPLRLEVESQLAPDVLVLKSLPSGIKTLGVWSLSLPSLRQRLYRCVSIKDNRDGTYSIVAIQHVPEKENVVDNGASFDPKPGSGSSSIPPAVEHLDVEITPDDGQYQAIARWDTPRVVSGVRFELKLNRADRVVGSQVTSDMEYRLSSLPQGAYTLSVRAINQFGQKGDPSSVNFNISVPDAPAFIELTPGYFQITITPRLSYYRQDVQYEFWFSEKRITDYRLIESTALKLGISSYWVKDRLMKLGTDYYFYVRSVNQVGKSNFVEAVGQVSNDANGYLDFFKGKITESYLGKELLEKVDLTTDNASRLTQFEKEWTDANNKWNAMWGVKIEQTKDGKHYVAGLGLSMEDTPEGKLSQFLVAANRIEFIDPANGNTTPMLVGYGNQLIMNDVLLKRLYAASITSSGNPPTFSVTPEGKLTVRNADISGKISATSGAMSNVTIEENCRINGKLSANQIEGDIVKSVGKAFPLWDGYPAGTLTVRVDDDQAFDRQIVIPSILFSGAESIDGSYYAWCKLTVKRNGSVVFNYEADKTPGIFTSVIDMPAGKGPIKLEFIVSSRAINNYKPRTKISDLLVLIMKKSTAGIQIS, encoded by the coding sequence ATGGGAAAAGGTGGTGGCGAACAACATACGCCCTATGAGCAACCCGACAACCTGAAATCAAAGCAGAAAGTTTCCATCATTGATGCTATTGGGGAAGGCCCAATAGAAGGCCCTGTAAATGGGCTACAAAGCGTCTTGCTGAAGATGACGCCTGCTATCGATAGCAATGGCGATAGCAACGTGAATGGCATGAGCCTGCAATGGGTAGCGGGTGAGAACGAGCAGCCGGCACTGAAGGGGTTTGAGGGGTCGGGAACGGAAGTGCCGGTAAACGCCGAAATTAAAAACGGCGCACCGCTGACCCGTACCATTACCTCTACAAACATTGACCGCCTGCGCTTTACGTTTGGTGTGCAGTCCTTGGTTCAGGCTCAGGATAATGGTGATCGTGTCGGGACATCCGTTGATTTGCAGATCCAGATTATGCGGGGTGGCCGATGGGTTACCGAGCGAAGGGTAACGATCTCTGGCAAGACTACGACGCAGTACCTGAACGCTTTAGTCGTCGATAATCTCCCTCCGCGCCCGTTTGATATTCGCATGGTCAGGAGCACGCCAAACAGCAATAGCGACATGCTTCAAAACAAAACGCTGTGGGCCAGTTACACTGAGATCATTGATGTACAGCAGCAGTACCCTAACACGGCTGTTGTTGGGCTGACATTTGACAGTGAACAATACGGTAGTGAGATCCCAAGCCGAAATTACCACATCCGTGGCCGTATAGTTCAGATTCCATCGAATTACGATCCGTTGGCCAGAACGTACAGCGGCATATGGGATGGATCATTTAAACCGGGGTGGACGGATAACCCTGCCTGGTGTCTTTACGATGTTCTAACCCATCCCCGCTATGGCCTGGGTAAAAAAATCGGATCGGTCATCGTTGATAAGTGGGCGCTGTACACGATAGGGCAGTATGCGGATGCATTGGTTCCCAATGGCTATGGTGGTAAAGAGCCGCGTATGCGCTGTAATGGCTATATCACAACGCGCCGCTCTGCCTACGAGGTGATTAGTGATTTTTGCTCCATCATGCGTTGTATGCCCGTCTGGAACGGCCAACTGCTTACCTTCATCCAAGATCGCCCCGCCGATTGCGTCTGGCCCTATACCAATGCCAATGTGGTTGATGGCAAATTCTCCTACACCTTTAGCCCTAAATCATCCAGACATAATGCGGTTCTCGTCCGTTGGGTTAACCCTGACAACGGGTGGAAAGAGGATTTTGAGTATGTATCAGATGATTTGTCGATCGCGGCCAATGGATTAAATCAGCTAGAGATCGATGCGTTTTGCTGCACAAGCAGGGGCCAGGCATATCGACATGGTTTGTGGATTCTGACAACAGAAAAACTTGAAGTGCAGACGGTGTCTTTCAAGGTTGGTGCCGACGGGCTGAAGCACTTGCCGGGTGATGTGATCGAGGTCGCTGATAATGACTATGCCGCCAACCAGATTGGTGGTCGCCTGCTGAATATCGATGAGGCTGGTCGTAGTATCACGTTAGATCGGAGTGTAACGTTACCCGCGGGCAAGGTGACCGTGAGTGTTATTGGTACAGATGGCCGCCCTCTGCGTTTAGAGGTAGAGAGTCAGTTGGCGCCTGATGTATTGGTACTAAAGAGCCTGCCATCAGGGATTAAAACTCTTGGCGTGTGGTCACTATCACTCCCTTCGTTACGTCAGCGACTCTATCGCTGTGTATCCATTAAGGATAATCGCGACGGAACATATAGCATCGTGGCTATCCAGCATGTTCCTGAAAAGGAAAACGTCGTTGATAATGGGGCCAGCTTTGATCCTAAGCCGGGGTCAGGTAGCTCTTCTATCCCGCCAGCGGTAGAGCATTTGGATGTGGAAATTACCCCTGATGATGGCCAGTATCAAGCCATCGCGCGCTGGGATACTCCGCGAGTTGTTAGTGGGGTGCGGTTTGAGTTAAAGCTGAATCGGGCAGATCGCGTTGTTGGTTCGCAGGTGACCAGTGATATGGAGTATCGCCTCTCCTCACTCCCGCAGGGGGCGTACACGCTATCGGTAAGGGCCATCAACCAATTTGGACAGAAAGGCGATCCCTCTTCGGTTAATTTTAATATCTCAGTTCCTGATGCACCTGCATTTATTGAGCTAACACCGGGATACTTCCAGATCACGATTACTCCACGCCTGAGTTATTACAGGCAAGATGTGCAGTATGAGTTTTGGTTCTCTGAAAAACGTATTACAGATTATCGATTGATCGAGTCAACTGCGCTTAAGCTTGGCATTTCAAGTTACTGGGTGAAAGATCGCTTGATGAAGCTTGGCACAGATTATTATTTCTATGTGCGCAGCGTTAACCAGGTAGGCAAGTCTAACTTTGTGGAAGCCGTTGGCCAGGTAAGCAACGACGCGAATGGCTATCTCGACTTTTTTAAAGGAAAGATAACTGAGAGCTACTTGGGGAAAGAGCTACTCGAAAAAGTTGACCTGACAACGGACAACGCCAGCCGCCTGACACAGTTTGAGAAAGAGTGGACGGATGCAAACAACAAGTGGAACGCGATGTGGGGGGTTAAGATTGAGCAGACCAAAGACGGCAAGCATTATGTCGCAGGTCTTGGCCTCAGCATGGAGGACACCCCGGAGGGTAAGCTAAGCCAATTCCTGGTGGCCGCAAACCGCATTGAGTTTATCGATCCGGCAAACGGCAACACTACGCCAATGCTCGTCGGCTATGGTAACCAGCTCATCATGAATGATGTATTGCTGAAGCGTCTATACGCGGCATCGATTACATCGTCAGGAAATCCGCCCACGTTCTCTGTGACGCCAGAAGGAAAGCTCACTGTAAGAAACGCTGATATCTCAGGAAAAATCAGCGCGACCTCTGGGGCTATGTCTAATGTGACTATAGAGGAAAACTGCCGGATCAATGGGAAGCTGTCTGCTAACCAGATAGAGGGTGATATCGTTAAATCTGTCGGCAAGGCCTTTCCTCTTTGGGATGGATACCCGGCGGGGACGTTAACTGTAAGAGTAGACGATGACCAAGCTTTTGATCGGCAGATTGTTATCCCATCAATTTTATTTAGTGGTGCTGAATCCATAGATGGTAGTTATTATGCTTGGTGTAAGTTGACAGTGAAACGTAATGGTTCAGTTGTATTTAATTATGAAGCTGATAAAACGCCAGGTATTTTTACATCTGTAATTGACATGCCGGCTGGCAAAGGACCAATAAAACTGGAGTTTATTGTATCGTCACGAGCAATCAATAACTATAAGCCAAGGACAAAAATTAGCGATCTTCTTGTTCTTATCATGAAAAAATCAACCGCTGGTATTCAAATAAGTTGA
- a CDS encoding tail assembly protein produces MATTHAQSVATHGMATFLLHGDLQRFGRRIPLQVMTAAEGIHALLVQVNGLRQHLRNGWYQVRIAGHDVAPDKVMQRLHEPLPPGAIVHIVPRMEGAAKGGIFQFIAGAVLTTVGVLTSWTGISSALTAAGIGMMLGGVAQMLTPTPRTPKSSQTDNGKGNSYFSNLDNAVSQGNVMPIPYGEILTGSRVISQSVSVWDGNGDTDVDLGKVGQKL; encoded by the coding sequence ATGGCAACGACGCATGCACAGTCTGTGGCGACACACGGCATGGCAACCTTCCTCCTTCACGGGGATCTACAACGATTTGGCCGCAGAATTCCATTACAGGTCATGACGGCAGCTGAGGGGATCCACGCCTTGCTAGTGCAGGTTAACGGTTTACGCCAGCACTTACGCAACGGGTGGTATCAGGTACGTATTGCAGGTCATGATGTGGCACCAGATAAAGTGATGCAGCGCTTGCATGAGCCACTGCCCCCCGGGGCGATTGTGCATATCGTTCCGCGTATGGAGGGCGCAGCGAAAGGAGGGATCTTCCAGTTCATCGCTGGCGCCGTACTGACTACTGTCGGTGTATTGACGTCTTGGACAGGGATTAGCTCTGCTCTTACTGCTGCCGGTATCGGGATGATGCTGGGGGGTGTTGCTCAGATGCTGACGCCAACGCCCAGGACACCAAAGTCGTCGCAGACCGATAACGGCAAGGGAAACAGCTACTTCTCTAACCTGGATAACGCTGTATCACAAGGTAATGTCATGCCTATCCCCTACGGTGAGATTCTGACGGGTTCTCGGGTCATATCGCAGTCTGTCAGTGTGTGGGATGGCAATGGCGATACTGATGTTGATCTCGGCAAGGTTGGTCAGAAGTTATAA
- a CDS encoding ORF6N domain-containing protein, with product MQTSIDNVANSKIDVQCSQLEVIEWAGVRVVTTETLARGYGTDEVNIRNNLANNKARFINGTHYFTLTGLELREFKNRVNDGYSVGKRARSLTLWTEKGAARMSKIVDTDEAWEFFEKLEDSYFHPKGVSALPLSYEQALEDLLNKVKENRRLEQQRDKAVKEKCWISEKREITAMTTASAAVRAKNKLAERIGESKKYAAIIPVEKKIGQKFKWQPLRKWCRENGVTPREVEDPRFGTVKSWPREAWVAVYGVDLKNLF from the coding sequence ATGCAAACTTCTATTGACAATGTAGCAAATAGTAAGATCGATGTCCAGTGCTCTCAGCTAGAGGTTATTGAATGGGCCGGTGTTCGAGTGGTAACCACAGAGACTTTGGCTCGGGGGTACGGTACGGATGAAGTTAACATTCGTAATAATCTGGCTAACAATAAAGCTCGATTTATTAATGGCACCCATTACTTCACTCTAACTGGTTTAGAACTAAGGGAATTTAAGAACAGAGTAAATGATGGTTACTCTGTTGGTAAACGTGCCAGATCGCTCACTCTTTGGACTGAGAAGGGGGCTGCACGGATGTCGAAGATCGTTGATACCGATGAAGCCTGGGAGTTCTTCGAGAAGCTGGAAGATTCTTATTTCCATCCCAAAGGTGTGAGTGCCCTCCCTCTGAGTTATGAACAAGCCTTGGAGGACCTTCTTAATAAGGTTAAGGAGAATCGTAGGTTAGAGCAGCAACGTGATAAAGCTGTCAAAGAGAAATGCTGGATCTCCGAGAAGCGAGAGATTACGGCAATGACAACAGCGTCTGCTGCAGTACGGGCTAAGAACAAGCTGGCAGAGCGTATAGGGGAGAGTAAAAAATATGCCGCCATCATCCCGGTTGAGAAAAAGATCGGCCAGAAGTTCAAATGGCAACCACTTCGGAAGTGGTGCCGGGAAAACGGAGTAACGCCACGAGAGGTTGAAGATCCGCGTTTTGGAACCGTGAAGTCTTGGCCTAGAGAAGCTTGGGTTGCAGTATATGGGGTTGATTTAAAAAACCTGTTTTAA
- a CDS encoding Arc family DNA-binding protein — translation MNQKTERITPYPLRMPRDVRKWYEEQAEKNSRSLNGELLKLLTERMNRVKGRRVNEA, via the coding sequence ATGAATCAAAAGACTGAAAGGATCACGCCATATCCATTGCGCATGCCAAGAGATGTGCGGAAGTGGTATGAGGAGCAAGCGGAAAAAAACTCACGCTCTCTTAATGGTGAGTTATTGAAATTACTGACAGAAAGGATGAATCGGGTAAAGGGAAGGCGAGTGAATGAAGCTTAG
- a CDS encoding Bro-N domain-containing protein, producing the protein MDIVARSDLNFQGKALVPVSNITGVWLTSSDLAKALEYSNSRAVTMIYNKYADEFTSGMTQVLEVSTSGNYRKKVRVFSLRGAHLIAMFARTNVAKKFRRWVLDILDREGVERTEISPPSRYLVTVTIRDNIFGGGIEFFGKGNDMNSMATGICRTMGFEPSGFSRIPMDMERIRRVN; encoded by the coding sequence ATGGATATTGTAGCAAGATCAGATCTGAACTTCCAAGGCAAAGCACTTGTTCCAGTATCAAACATCACTGGTGTATGGCTAACCTCCTCCGATCTGGCAAAAGCGCTTGAGTATTCAAACAGCCGTGCGGTCACGATGATCTACAACAAATATGCAGATGAGTTTACCAGCGGAATGACTCAGGTACTCGAGGTGAGTACCTCAGGGAATTACCGCAAAAAGGTGCGCGTTTTCTCCCTGCGCGGCGCTCATCTGATTGCCATGTTTGCTCGTACTAATGTTGCTAAAAAGTTTCGTCGCTGGGTATTGGATATCCTTGATCGTGAAGGTGTAGAGCGAACAGAGATTTCTCCTCCTAGTCGTTATCTCGTAACAGTTACGATCCGCGACAATATTTTTGGTGGTGGGATTGAGTTTTTCGGCAAGGGAAACGACATGAACTCGATGGCTACAGGGATCTGTCGAACCATGGGGTTTGAACCATCAGGATTCAGTAGGATTCCAATGGATATGGAAAGGATAAGGAGGGTTAACTAA